A single region of the Neomonachus schauinslandi chromosome 3, ASM220157v2, whole genome shotgun sequence genome encodes:
- the LOC110570898 gene encoding integrin-linked kinase-associated serine/threonine phosphatase 2C isoform X2: MSQTVKNEEKGAKRKAPEEEKNGSEELVEKKVCKASSVIFGLKGYVAERKGEREEMQDAHVILNDITEECGPPSSLITRVSYFAVFDGHGGIRASKFAAQNLHQNLIRKFPKGDVISVEKTVKRCLLDTFKHTDEEFLKQASSQKPAWKDGSTATCVLAVDNILYIANLGDSRAILCRFNEESQKHAALSLSKEHNPTQYEERMRIQKAGGNVRDGRVLGVLEVSRSIGDGQYKRCGVTSVPDIRRCQLTPNDRFILLACDGLFKVFTPEEAVNFILSCLEDEKIQSREGKPTMDARYEAACNRLANKAVQRGSADNVTVMVVRIGSP, encoded by the exons ATGTCCCAGACGgtaaagaatgaagagaaaggagcaaagagaaaagCCCCCGAAGAAGAGAAGAATGGCAGTGAAGAGCTTGTGGAAAAGAAAGTTTGTAAAG CCTCCTCAGTGATCTTCGGTTTGAAAGGCTATGTGGCCGAGCGGAAGGGCGAGCGAGAGGAGATGCAGGACGCCCACGTCATCCTGAATGATATCACGGAGGAGTGTGGGCCCCCGTCGTCCCTCAT TACCCGGGTTTCGTATTTCGCTGTTTTTGATGGTCACGGAGGAATTCGAGCCTCAAAGTTTGCTGCACAGAATTTGCATCAGAACTTAATCAGGAAGTTTCCTAAAG GAGATGTAATCAGTGTAGAGAAAACCGTGAAGAGATGCCTTTTGGACACTTTCAAGCATACTGATGAAGAGTTTCTTAAACAAGCTTCAAGCCA gaagcctgcctggaAGGATGGCTCCACCGCGACGTGTGTTCTGGCCGTGGACAACATTCTCTATATCGCCAACCTTGGAGATAGCCGG GCAATCCTGTGTCGTTTTAATGAGGAGAGTCAAAAGCATGCAGCCTTAAGCCTCAGCAAGGAGCATAATCCCACACAGTACGAAGAGCGAATGAGAATACAGAAGGCTGGAGGAAACGTCAG GGACGGTCGTGTGTTGGGCGTGCTGGAGGTGTCACGCTCCATCGGGGACGGACAGTACAAGCGCTGCGGGGTCACCTCGGTGCCGGACATCAGACGCTGCCAGCTGACCCCCAATGACAG GTTCATTCTGCTGGCCTGTGATGGCCTCTTCAAGGTCTTCACGCCAGAAGAAGCGGTGAACTTCATCCTGTCCTGCCTGGAG GATGAGAAGATCCAGAGCCGGGAAGGGAAGCCCACCATGGACGCCCGCTACGAAGCTGCCTGCAACAGGCTGGCCAACAAGGCGGTGCAGCGGGGCTCGGCGGACAACGTCACTGTGATGGTGGTGCGGATAGGGTCCCCGTGA
- the LOC110570898 gene encoding integrin-linked kinase-associated serine/threonine phosphatase 2C isoform X3 produces MKRKEQREKPPKKRRMAVKSLWKTSSVIFGLKGYVAERKGEREEMQDAHVILNDITEECGPPSSLITRVSYFAVFDGHGGIRASKFAAQNLHQNLIRKFPKGDVISVEKTVKRCLLDTFKHTDEEFLKQASSQKPAWKDGSTATCVLAVDNILYIANLGDSRAILCRFNEESQKHAALSLSKEHNPTQYEERMRIQKAGGNVRDGRVLGVLEVSRSIGDGQYKRCGVTSVPDIRRCQLTPNDRFILLACDGLFKVFTPEEAVNFILSCLEDEKIQSREGKPTMDARYEAACNRLANKAVQRGSADNVTVMVVRIGSP; encoded by the exons atgaagagaaaggagcaaagagaaaagCCCCCGAAGAAGAGAAGAATGGCAGTGAAGAGCTTGTGGAAAA CCTCCTCAGTGATCTTCGGTTTGAAAGGCTATGTGGCCGAGCGGAAGGGCGAGCGAGAGGAGATGCAGGACGCCCACGTCATCCTGAATGATATCACGGAGGAGTGTGGGCCCCCGTCGTCCCTCAT TACCCGGGTTTCGTATTTCGCTGTTTTTGATGGTCACGGAGGAATTCGAGCCTCAAAGTTTGCTGCACAGAATTTGCATCAGAACTTAATCAGGAAGTTTCCTAAAG GAGATGTAATCAGTGTAGAGAAAACCGTGAAGAGATGCCTTTTGGACACTTTCAAGCATACTGATGAAGAGTTTCTTAAACAAGCTTCAAGCCA gaagcctgcctggaAGGATGGCTCCACCGCGACGTGTGTTCTGGCCGTGGACAACATTCTCTATATCGCCAACCTTGGAGATAGCCGG GCAATCCTGTGTCGTTTTAATGAGGAGAGTCAAAAGCATGCAGCCTTAAGCCTCAGCAAGGAGCATAATCCCACACAGTACGAAGAGCGAATGAGAATACAGAAGGCTGGAGGAAACGTCAG GGACGGTCGTGTGTTGGGCGTGCTGGAGGTGTCACGCTCCATCGGGGACGGACAGTACAAGCGCTGCGGGGTCACCTCGGTGCCGGACATCAGACGCTGCCAGCTGACCCCCAATGACAG GTTCATTCTGCTGGCCTGTGATGGCCTCTTCAAGGTCTTCACGCCAGAAGAAGCGGTGAACTTCATCCTGTCCTGCCTGGAG GATGAGAAGATCCAGAGCCGGGAAGGGAAGCCCACCATGGACGCCCGCTACGAAGCTGCCTGCAACAGGCTGGCCAACAAGGCGGTGCAGCGGGGCTCGGCGGACAACGTCACTGTGATGGTGGTGCGGATAGGGTCCCCGTGA
- the LOC110570898 gene encoding integrin-linked kinase-associated serine/threonine phosphatase 2C isoform X1, with product MASGSGGPLLFDDLPPASSGDSGPLDTSMSQTVKNEEKGAKRKAPEEEKNGSEELVEKKVCKASSVIFGLKGYVAERKGEREEMQDAHVILNDITEECGPPSSLITRVSYFAVFDGHGGIRASKFAAQNLHQNLIRKFPKGDVISVEKTVKRCLLDTFKHTDEEFLKQASSQKPAWKDGSTATCVLAVDNILYIANLGDSRAILCRFNEESQKHAALSLSKEHNPTQYEERMRIQKAGGNVRDGRVLGVLEVSRSIGDGQYKRCGVTSVPDIRRCQLTPNDRFILLACDGLFKVFTPEEAVNFILSCLEDEKIQSREGKPTMDARYEAACNRLANKAVQRGSADNVTVMVVRIGSP from the exons ATGGCATCAG GGTCAGGGGGACCTTTGCTTTTTGATGATCTCCCACCAGCCAGCAGTGGTGATTCAG GTCCTCTCGACACGTCGATGTCCCAGACGgtaaagaatgaagagaaaggagcaaagagaaaagCCCCCGAAGAAGAGAAGAATGGCAGTGAAGAGCTTGTGGAAAAGAAAGTTTGTAAAG CCTCCTCAGTGATCTTCGGTTTGAAAGGCTATGTGGCCGAGCGGAAGGGCGAGCGAGAGGAGATGCAGGACGCCCACGTCATCCTGAATGATATCACGGAGGAGTGTGGGCCCCCGTCGTCCCTCAT TACCCGGGTTTCGTATTTCGCTGTTTTTGATGGTCACGGAGGAATTCGAGCCTCAAAGTTTGCTGCACAGAATTTGCATCAGAACTTAATCAGGAAGTTTCCTAAAG GAGATGTAATCAGTGTAGAGAAAACCGTGAAGAGATGCCTTTTGGACACTTTCAAGCATACTGATGAAGAGTTTCTTAAACAAGCTTCAAGCCA gaagcctgcctggaAGGATGGCTCCACCGCGACGTGTGTTCTGGCCGTGGACAACATTCTCTATATCGCCAACCTTGGAGATAGCCGG GCAATCCTGTGTCGTTTTAATGAGGAGAGTCAAAAGCATGCAGCCTTAAGCCTCAGCAAGGAGCATAATCCCACACAGTACGAAGAGCGAATGAGAATACAGAAGGCTGGAGGAAACGTCAG GGACGGTCGTGTGTTGGGCGTGCTGGAGGTGTCACGCTCCATCGGGGACGGACAGTACAAGCGCTGCGGGGTCACCTCGGTGCCGGACATCAGACGCTGCCAGCTGACCCCCAATGACAG GTTCATTCTGCTGGCCTGTGATGGCCTCTTCAAGGTCTTCACGCCAGAAGAAGCGGTGAACTTCATCCTGTCCTGCCTGGAG GATGAGAAGATCCAGAGCCGGGAAGGGAAGCCCACCATGGACGCCCGCTACGAAGCTGCCTGCAACAGGCTGGCCAACAAGGCGGTGCAGCGGGGCTCGGCGGACAACGTCACTGTGATGGTGGTGCGGATAGGGTCCCCGTGA